A portion of the Thermotoga sp. SG1 genome contains these proteins:
- a CDS encoding AAA family ATPase, with product MKVEEAKFLAKKIMLAGEIPLLVGHFGVGKTDIARDIAMETGRKLIILVLSQMEPGDLIGLPARSEEKTVFLRPDWWPEDGNTLLFLDEINRAHRSVRNAIMQLLIDRRIHNHVLPEGTWIMAAMNPPEEEYDQADLITDPAFISRFFILEVNPDVSEWLEWARENDVSEEVRGFIKNYPEFLFPEKSLSLKTSLKPSPRSWYKLSNVLKTLTEEEKEKYGYVLAAGIVGPEAAKAFYDSFFQKTRVPSVERVLLKGEMEDMDDVHATNTLVLRIVDFLNKTDRTTLERNLNVISENLSKLAERVPKESFYGILRFIVDESQKDGEKSDLFDKILEKMVEKEELRKMVSEI from the coding sequence GTGAAGGTGGAAGAAGCAAAGTTTCTGGCAAAGAAAATCATGTTGGCAGGAGAGATTCCACTTCTGGTAGGTCACTTCGGGGTTGGAAAGACAGATATCGCAAGGGACATCGCAATGGAAACAGGTAGAAAACTGATCATACTGGTTCTTTCGCAGATGGAACCAGGAGATCTGATAGGGCTTCCTGCACGATCTGAGGAAAAAACGGTGTTTTTGAGGCCAGACTGGTGGCCAGAGGACGGAAACACCCTCCTCTTTCTGGACGAGATAAACAGAGCGCATCGTTCGGTGAGGAATGCGATCATGCAGCTTCTCATAGACCGAAGGATACACAACCATGTTCTTCCAGAAGGGACCTGGATCATGGCAGCCATGAACCCACCGGAGGAAGAATACGACCAGGCGGATCTCATAACAGATCCCGCTTTCATATCGAGGTTTTTCATACTCGAGGTCAATCCGGATGTTTCGGAGTGGCTGGAATGGGCAAGAGAAAACGATGTTTCAGAAGAAGTGAGGGGTTTCATCAAAAACTATCCGGAGTTTCTCTTTCCTGAGAAGAGTCTCTCCCTGAAAACATCTCTGAAACCTTCTCCGAGGAGCTGGTACAAACTTTCGAACGTTCTGAAGACTCTCACAGAAGAGGAAAAGGAAAAGTACGGATACGTCCTGGCCGCGGGGATCGTGGGCCCGGAGGCAGCGAAAGCCTTTTACGACTCCTTCTTCCAGAAAACGCGAGTGCCCTCTGTGGAACGTGTTCTTTTGAAAGGTGAAATGGAAGATATGGACGATGTCCATGCGACAAACACCCTCGTTTTGAGGATTGTGGACTTTCTGAACAAAACAGACAGAACCACTCTTGAGAGGAATTTGAACGTCATTTCAGAAAACCTTTCAAAACTCGCTGAAAGAGTCCCAAAGGAATCTTTCTATGGCATTCTGAGGTTCATAGTCGATGAATCCCAGAAAGATGGTGAAAAATCCGATCTCTTCGATAAAATTCTGGAAAAGATGGTGGAAAAAGAAGAACTTCGAAAAATGGTGAGTGAAATATGA
- a CDS encoding restriction endonuclease encodes MTYVVLILLSISLAFIWFFLRGRKRNERLKSLLKAGLKNPYLFEEFAREYLREHGFKTVRVTRKSKDFGADIVAKKRGRTVVFQVKLRSSAVEKGVVKELVAAAYIYGAVEVGVFTNGEISQGLEKELKAIESAGGFIKRVHVVENITPEEL; translated from the coding sequence ATGACATACGTCGTTTTGATTCTGTTGTCTATTAGTCTTGCTTTCATCTGGTTCTTTCTCAGAGGAAGAAAGAGAAACGAAAGATTAAAATCTCTTCTGAAAGCCGGCCTGAAGAACCCCTATCTATTCGAAGAGTTCGCAAGGGAATATCTTCGGGAACACGGTTTCAAAACGGTGAGGGTGACTCGCAAAAGCAAAGACTTTGGTGCAGACATCGTCGCAAAAAAGCGCGGAAGAACCGTTGTTTTTCAGGTGAAACTGAGAAGTTCTGCCGTAGAAAAGGGTGTGGTGAAAGAACTCGTGGCGGCTGCCTACATCTACGGTGCCGTTGAAGTGGGTGTGTTCACCAACGGTGAGATATCACAGGGTCTTGAAAAGGAACTGAAAGCCATCGAGTCGGCAGGAGGGTTCATAAAGAGGGTTCATGTTGTGGAGAACATCACTCCTGAGGAACTCTGA
- a CDS encoding PD40 domain-containing protein: MKKTLFSIFAIIPLFSFAIVTLNLSLFSTDQASSVLMDVKSKIFELLPEEATVTNSATATFSMAFFLSYNATSNVYVGEWKYKDETVRYEYDPKGYKYYRDFVMECASFPLEKVSFYLFSKDEFPDVFRLTYHPALDEYSDFSSEYFVFSSERLSGNRNLFLIDRKNEKLLPLPVYGSSEYFPRISPNQKYLLFQGSLHGNWGIYYMPISNDYSSKIKLISRGRFAAYNPNWLDENTVVYVQEDATSNHLVVKDLVTMREKTYHLLFDWVFTPVKGRDGIVFVGLKESDFGIYELLPDGTVTALENSPYNEFDPDVFGNYLIFSSNRDGVFRIYAKDLESGKIWCLTENIPYDAFYPAFSEDGKLVAFSVYEKGSEPDIWIVRFRVPQE, translated from the coding sequence ATGAAAAAAACTCTTTTTTCGATCTTTGCTATTATACCTCTCTTCTCTTTCGCGATTGTAACTTTGAATTTAAGCCTGTTCAGCACAGACCAGGCCTCGTCTGTTTTGATGGATGTGAAAAGTAAGATATTTGAACTTCTCCCAGAAGAGGCAACCGTTACCAATTCGGCAACAGCAACGTTCTCGATGGCTTTTTTCCTTTCGTACAACGCAACAAGCAATGTGTACGTTGGAGAGTGGAAGTACAAAGATGAAACGGTAAGATACGAGTACGATCCAAAGGGATACAAGTATTACAGAGACTTTGTGATGGAGTGTGCCTCTTTTCCCCTTGAAAAGGTCTCTTTCTATTTGTTTTCGAAAGATGAGTTTCCAGACGTGTTTCGCCTCACGTATCATCCTGCCCTCGACGAGTACAGCGACTTCTCCAGTGAGTACTTTGTTTTCTCCTCAGAGAGGCTTTCCGGGAACAGAAACCTGTTTCTGATCGACAGGAAAAATGAAAAACTTCTTCCCCTGCCTGTGTACGGTAGCAGCGAGTACTTTCCGAGGATATCCCCGAATCAAAAGTACCTGCTCTTTCAGGGTTCACTCCATGGAAACTGGGGTATATATTACATGCCGATCTCAAACGATTATTCCTCGAAGATAAAACTCATCTCACGGGGTAGATTTGCAGCGTACAATCCCAACTGGCTCGACGAAAACACGGTGGTGTACGTTCAGGAGGATGCCACCTCAAATCATCTCGTTGTGAAAGATCTCGTAACGATGAGGGAAAAGACGTACCATCTTCTGTTCGACTGGGTTTTCACACCCGTCAAAGGCAGAGATGGAATCGTTTTCGTTGGTTTGAAAGAGTCCGACTTTGGAATATACGAACTCCTTCCGGATGGAACAGTGACGGCTCTGGAAAACAGCCCCTACAACGAGTTCGATCCGGACGTGTTTGGAAATTACCTGATCTTCTCCTCGAACAGGGACGGTGTTTTCAGGATATACGCAAAAGATTTAGAAAGTGGGAAAATCTGGTGTTTAACAGAGAACATCCCTTACGATGCGTTCTATCCTGCGTTCTCTGAGGATGGAAAGTTAGTGGCCTTCTCTGTGTACGAAAAAGGGAGTGAACCAGACATCTGGATCGTGCGCTTCAGAGTTCCTCAGGAGTGA
- a CDS encoding ArsB/NhaD family transporter — protein MFESALVSFLIFIIVYLFIVLEKHHRAVITMLGGSATLFLVFKDPIEALVRYVDFNTIFLLIGMMIFVAVTKRSGLFHFLGLYSVKLSRGNVFVFFLSINFLVALLSSFLDNVTTILVFVPVTLVVCDTVDLDPVPFVISEIISSNVGGTATMIGDPPNIMIASAAKLHFLDFVLNVAPAAILVLFAVMGFLSIVYRRVIFKKVPTEVVKGFDPKRTIVNKKLFYLSITLTVLVLVLFSLQKVLGLESFEVALFAGFFSLAFLDKKEIENVLKEIEWGVIFFFIGLFLVVGGLEETGVLEKISALVSRMSSGKMERALISVLGISGISSAFVDNIPFTATMIPVIKKLAILSPETFSDLEPLWWALSLGACLGGNGTLVGASANIIGTSLITDRKHITFWDYFKVGFPALIISLLVSGAYLLLRY, from the coding sequence TTGTTTGAAAGCGCCCTTGTTTCCTTTCTGATCTTTATAATAGTATACCTCTTCATCGTCTTAGAAAAACACCACAGAGCGGTTATCACTATGTTGGGAGGAAGCGCCACACTCTTTCTCGTGTTCAAAGATCCTATCGAAGCACTTGTCAGGTACGTGGACTTCAACACCATATTTCTCTTGATAGGCATGATGATCTTCGTTGCCGTTACGAAAAGAAGCGGTCTGTTTCACTTTTTGGGATTGTACTCTGTGAAACTTTCCAGGGGAAATGTGTTTGTTTTCTTTCTTTCGATCAATTTTCTTGTGGCCCTTCTTTCATCCTTCCTGGACAACGTGACAACGATCCTCGTGTTTGTACCAGTTACACTCGTGGTTTGTGATACGGTGGACCTCGATCCGGTGCCCTTTGTAATATCCGAGATCATCTCTTCGAACGTGGGTGGAACCGCCACGATGATAGGAGACCCTCCAAACATCATGATCGCCTCGGCGGCAAAACTTCACTTTCTGGATTTTGTTCTCAACGTGGCCCCTGCTGCCATTCTGGTGCTCTTCGCTGTGATGGGATTTCTCTCGATCGTCTACAGAAGGGTTATCTTCAAGAAGGTTCCAACAGAGGTGGTCAAAGGATTCGATCCAAAAAGGACTATTGTAAACAAAAAACTCTTCTATCTTTCCATAACGCTGACGGTTCTTGTCCTTGTTCTTTTCTCTCTTCAAAAGGTGCTCGGTCTGGAGAGTTTCGAGGTGGCTCTGTTTGCCGGGTTCTTCTCTCTTGCTTTTCTGGACAAAAAAGAGATAGAAAACGTTTTAAAGGAAATCGAATGGGGTGTCATTTTCTTCTTCATAGGTCTTTTTCTTGTCGTCGGCGGACTGGAAGAAACGGGTGTTCTGGAGAAGATATCGGCCCTTGTTTCCAGGATGTCGAGCGGGAAAATGGAACGTGCTCTGATATCCGTTCTGGGGATATCTGGCATCAGTTCGGCTTTCGTCGACAACATCCCGTTCACGGCCACGATGATCCCGGTGATAAAGAAACTTGCGATCCTCTCACCGGAGACCTTTTCTGACCTGGAACCTCTCTGGTGGGCTCTTTCTCTGGGAGCGTGCCTTGGGGGAAACGGCACCCTGGTCGGAGCGTCTGCGAACATCATAGGAACTTCACTGATCACAGATAGAAAACACATCACGTTCTGGGATTATTTCAAAGTGGGTTTTCCTGCGCTCATAATCAGTCTTTTAGTTTCGGGGGCGTACCTTTTGCTCAGGTATTGA
- a CDS encoding CBS domain-containing protein: MKVKDVCRLISLNPTIVEDDALIEEVIDKILEDPITRTVYVVRDGKLVGMIPVLHLLKVTGFHFFGFIPKEELVRSSMKKLVAKIASEIMVPPVYVHPDTPVEEALKMMIDNNIQEMLVLNEEGEIIGDLNSLEILLALWKERRE, translated from the coding sequence ATGAAGGTGAAGGACGTGTGCAGATTGATCTCTCTGAATCCAACGATCGTGGAAGATGATGCACTCATAGAGGAGGTCATCGATAAAATACTGGAAGATCCCATCACGAGAACCGTATACGTTGTAAGGGATGGAAAACTCGTTGGCATGATTCCGGTTCTTCATCTTCTGAAGGTAACGGGGTTTCACTTCTTTGGATTCATTCCGAAGGAAGAACTCGTTCGCTCTTCCATGAAAAAACTGGTAGCAAAGATCGCCTCCGAGATAATGGTACCTCCTGTATACGTTCACCCGGACACGCCAGTAGAGGAAGCCCTAAAGATGATGATCGACAACAACATACAGGAAATGCTTGTTCTGAATGAAGAAGGCGAAATAATAGGAGATCTCAACTCCCTCGAGATTCTCCTTGCTCTGTGGAAGGAGAGAAGAGAATGA
- a CDS encoding amidohydrolase, producing the protein MILGNCLILKDFSSEPFFGAVEIESGIIKRVIQGKVEVDVDLFGKMIMPALFNTHTHAPMTLLRGVAEDLSFEDWLFSRVLPLENRLTEKMIYYGTILAQMEMARHGAAGFVDMYFHEEWVAKAVRDFGMRAVLTRGLVDDHGDDGGRLDENLKLYSEWNGFDGRILVGFGPHSPYLCSKEYLKRIFDVAKSLDAPITIHLYETSKENYDLSELLDLGMKNVKTIAAHCVYLPEEHFRSLKDLPFFVSHNPASNLKLGNGIASVWKMIERGVKVTLGTDGSASNNSLNLFFEMRLASLLQKMENPRRMDVETCLKMVTIEGAGAMGFKSGRLEEGWNADLVVIDFELPEMFPSRYLKCHLVHSFSGNVFATMVAGRWIYYDGKYPTIDENEVKRELKRIEKELYS; encoded by the coding sequence ATGATCCTGGGAAACTGTCTCATACTGAAGGATTTTTCTTCTGAACCGTTCTTTGGAGCCGTTGAAATAGAATCAGGGATCATAAAGCGGGTAATTCAGGGAAAGGTAGAAGTCGACGTGGACCTTTTTGGAAAGATGATCATGCCTGCCCTTTTCAACACGCACACACATGCTCCAATGACCCTTCTGAGAGGAGTGGCAGAAGATCTCAGTTTCGAGGACTGGCTGTTTTCCAGGGTCCTTCCCTTGGAGAACAGACTGACGGAGAAGATGATTTACTACGGCACGATACTTGCACAGATGGAGATGGCAAGGCATGGAGCAGCGGGCTTTGTCGACATGTACTTTCACGAAGAATGGGTTGCAAAGGCGGTCAGAGACTTCGGTATGAGGGCAGTTCTCACACGTGGCCTTGTCGACGATCATGGAGACGACGGAGGACGTCTCGATGAAAACCTGAAACTCTACAGCGAGTGGAACGGATTCGACGGAAGGATCCTGGTTGGTTTCGGACCACATTCGCCGTATCTGTGTTCAAAGGAGTACCTGAAAAGGATCTTCGATGTTGCAAAATCCCTGGATGCTCCCATAACCATTCATCTTTACGAAACGTCGAAGGAAAACTACGATCTTTCAGAGCTATTGGATCTGGGCATGAAGAACGTGAAAACGATAGCTGCCCACTGCGTTTATCTTCCAGAAGAACACTTTCGTTCGTTGAAGGATCTGCCCTTCTTTGTCTCCCACAATCCCGCCAGCAATCTGAAACTCGGAAACGGCATTGCTTCCGTCTGGAAGATGATAGAGCGTGGTGTGAAAGTCACACTCGGAACGGATGGATCTGCGAGCAACAATTCTCTGAACCTCTTCTTCGAAATGAGACTTGCCAGTCTCCTTCAGAAAATGGAAAATCCACGCAGGATGGATGTGGAAACGTGTCTGAAGATGGTAACGATCGAAGGGGCAGGGGCGATGGGTTTCAAGAGTGGAAGACTGGAAGAAGGATGGAACGCCGATCTTGTGGTGATCGACTTTGAACTTCCAGAGATGTTTCCCTCCAGGTACCTCAAGTGTCATCTCGTTCATTCCTTCTCCGGAAACGTCTTTGCCACCATGGTGGCAGGAAGGTGGATCTATTACGATGGAAAGTACCCGACGATAGACGAGAATGAAGTGAAGAGAGAGTTGAAGAGAATCGAAAAAGAACTCTACTCTTGA
- a CDS encoding PadR family transcriptional regulator: MRFRGGRGFHGWWLASVLLLLIAEEPSHGYELAEKLSDFGVEIPGIGHMGSIYRMLASLEEGGLVQTEWDTTVSPPRKVYRITPRGRMYLRETLKNLEEMKERIEMLERRIKKALQE; the protein is encoded by the coding sequence ATGAGGTTTCGAGGCGGAAGAGGATTTCACGGATGGTGGCTGGCTAGCGTCCTCCTTTTGCTTATAGCAGAAGAACCCTCACATGGATATGAACTCGCAGAGAAACTTTCGGATTTCGGAGTAGAGATACCCGGTATCGGCCACATGGGAAGCATTTATCGTATGCTGGCAAGTCTTGAAGAGGGCGGTCTTGTCCAAACCGAATGGGACACAACGGTCAGTCCTCCCAGGAAAGTGTACAGGATCACACCACGAGGAAGAATGTATTTGAGGGAAACCTTGAAAAACCTCGAGGAGATGAAAGAAAGAATAGAGATGCTCGAAAGGAGGATAAAGAAAGCACTTCAAGAGTAG
- a CDS encoding bifunctional 2-polyprenyl-6-hydroxyphenol methylase/3-demethylubiquinol 3-O-methyltransferase UbiG — translation MFHEGPYTMFSRRIAKNFTRILENFHISGKKVLDVACGEGTFAVEIAKQGFEVVGIDLSPEMLKFAVERTERENVPVVFLEMDMKNLNFQEEFDIVTCWFDSLNYLLDYDDLKKTFKGVWNALKPGGYFLFDMNTIYGLFMASQEGPVYIQQDSSNVFEVQDIEFDLEDSIATFYVTVFERKEGNFWERFDEIHRERGYKIKEIASALREAGFIFSFYDDLLNKSPVSDYSRRLWCVARKEIER, via the coding sequence GTGTTTCACGAAGGACCCTATACGATGTTTTCAAGGAGGATCGCAAAGAATTTCACCAGGATTCTTGAAAACTTCCACATTTCCGGAAAAAAAGTACTGGACGTAGCATGTGGAGAAGGTACGTTTGCTGTGGAGATTGCAAAGCAGGGTTTCGAAGTGGTGGGGATAGATCTGTCACCTGAGATGCTCAAGTTCGCTGTGGAAAGGACAGAGAGAGAAAACGTGCCCGTTGTTTTTCTGGAGATGGATATGAAGAACCTGAATTTTCAGGAAGAATTCGACATAGTCACATGCTGGTTCGATAGTTTGAACTATCTTCTTGATTATGATGATTTGAAGAAAACGTTCAAGGGTGTGTGGAACGCGCTGAAACCAGGTGGGTATTTTCTTTTCGACATGAACACCATATACGGTCTGTTCATGGCAAGTCAAGAAGGTCCAGTGTACATCCAGCAGGACAGCTCGAACGTTTTTGAAGTTCAGGATATAGAGTTCGATCTGGAAGATTCCATTGCCACTTTCTACGTGACGGTTTTTGAGAGGAAAGAGGGAAATTTTTGGGAAAGATTCGATGAGATACACAGGGAAAGAGGTTATAAAATCAAAGAGATAGCGAGTGCTCTGAGAGAAGCAGGTTTCATATTTTCTTTTTACGATGACCTTTTGAACAAATCTCCTGTTTCCGACTACAGTCGAAGACTCTGGTGTGTTGCAAGAAAGGAGATAGAAAGATGA
- the panD gene encoding aspartate 1-decarboxylase — protein MLNIYLKSKIHMATVTGKKLFYEGSIEIDEELMERAGISEGEMVLVVNVNNAERFVTYVIKGKRGSREINLNGAAARLAEEGDRLIIMAFTLSETPVKPKTIILNDKNKIVQEK, from the coding sequence ATGCTGAACATCTATTTGAAATCGAAAATTCACATGGCAACGGTAACGGGAAAAAAGCTGTTCTACGAGGGAAGTATAGAGATAGATGAAGAGTTGATGGAAAGGGCCGGTATCAGCGAAGGAGAGATGGTACTGGTGGTGAACGTCAACAACGCAGAAAGGTTTGTAACGTATGTCATAAAAGGGAAGAGAGGAAGTCGGGAGATAAATCTGAACGGAGCAGCAGCAAGGCTCGCCGAAGAGGGTGATAGATTGATCATCATGGCCTTCACTCTGAGTGAAACACCTGTGAAGCCCAAAACGATAATTTTGAACGACAAAAACAAGATCGTTCAGGAAAAATGA
- a CDS encoding RluA family pseudouridine synthase → MRIEVTKENFYRRLDKFLRNTLKDLPLSTIYKLIRKGKVYVNGKRVRDPGFDLEEGDTVEIKYVNLENLPKRSDKKDLTPVPMKLDIIYENDNYLVLNKPPGIAIHPGKGVHVATLIEGLLYYGQTKGFEPFLVHRLDKDTSGLLVVAKSREAARVLTEMFKGRNVEKEYIALVKGVPENNLKITIPLDGQETVSEIVSVKPLKNISLLRVKIHTGRKHQIRRHLSQIGFPVVGDDTYGDRQFNREFRKKYALRRHFLHSYRMKFFDPWSEEERDFRAPLTEDLLNVLSLLEERSGEWLEEFLS, encoded by the coding sequence ATGAGAATAGAAGTAACGAAAGAAAACTTCTACAGAAGACTGGACAAGTTTTTGAGAAACACACTGAAAGATCTTCCCCTTTCCACCATCTACAAGCTCATAAGGAAAGGGAAGGTATACGTCAACGGAAAACGGGTGAGGGATCCTGGATTCGATCTGGAAGAAGGAGACACCGTTGAGATCAAATACGTGAATCTGGAAAATCTCCCCAAAAGATCCGATAAAAAAGATCTCACACCAGTCCCCATGAAACTCGATATAATTTACGAAAACGACAACTACCTTGTCCTGAACAAACCGCCGGGAATTGCCATACACCCTGGAAAAGGTGTGCACGTTGCCACACTGATAGAAGGACTCCTTTACTACGGACAGACGAAGGGGTTCGAACCTTTCTTAGTTCACAGACTCGATAAAGACACATCCGGACTTCTTGTGGTGGCCAAGAGCAGGGAAGCTGCAAGGGTTCTCACAGAGATGTTCAAAGGAAGAAACGTGGAAAAAGAGTATATCGCACTCGTAAAAGGAGTGCCTGAGAACAACTTGAAAATCACTATTCCATTGGATGGACAAGAAACGGTCTCCGAGATCGTTTCGGTGAAACCCCTGAAGAACATCTCTCTTCTCAGAGTGAAAATCCACACTGGAAGGAAGCACCAGATAAGAAGACACCTTTCCCAAATAGGGTTTCCCGTTGTGGGCGATGATACTTACGGTGACAGACAATTCAACAGAGAATTCAGAAAAAAGTACGCCCTGAGAAGGCATTTTCTTCATAGCTATCGTATGAAATTTTTCGACCCATGGTCTGAGGAAGAAAGAGATTTCAGAGCACCTCTCACAGAAGATCTTCTCAACGTTTTGTCTCTTTTGGAAGAGAGGAGTGGTGAATGGTTAGAAGAGTTTCTTTCTTGA
- a CDS encoding DUF5693 family protein: MERLSRLRSRLYLMFLLSSLVFLVAFLPERIASDKEGMRFSFLFDDMIDEKRVVLFDLSSEKGISESAEIVILKGEPTFWTPETLAEKLRGKLVGIVEFDSSYDFARKVALLKGDGLFFRIHTVKPEEVEKLKLDEDALFHRYKRAVLERSVEVLWIKDIAWKDSIVRRLSEYFKESVVPFPALSQPALSFPRWIFLIPPLFLIVSYNPLFLIVVVVLFFSKEWFVSLLFSLGTLTAYLVTERKWLKVLNIFLLSLSLSLSLSDFYHLNGVLEFRGVKLSLVLLPGFLFLKGLWENRKNWKKYLPLLLFAVPVGFYYIVRSGNAGWVLGLERKIRDWIEGVLVVRPRFKEIICYPFFWLEGFREYDFLRESFGSIALVSMFNTFCHIKTPVLVSIYRSFLGVVIGYAVFLFLKRILNRLLTSK, translated from the coding sequence GTGGAGAGACTTTCAAGATTGAGAAGTAGACTTTATCTCATGTTTCTGTTGAGTTCCCTCGTCTTTCTTGTAGCCTTTCTTCCCGAAAGGATAGCGTCGGACAAAGAAGGGATGCGATTTTCCTTTCTTTTCGACGACATGATCGACGAAAAACGGGTGGTTCTTTTTGACCTTTCCAGTGAAAAGGGGATATCCGAGAGTGCAGAAATCGTGATTTTGAAAGGAGAACCCACCTTCTGGACACCAGAGACCCTTGCGGAAAAACTCAGGGGGAAGCTGGTTGGAATCGTGGAGTTCGATTCATCGTACGACTTTGCAAGAAAAGTTGCCCTCTTGAAGGGTGATGGGCTCTTCTTTCGCATTCACACGGTGAAACCTGAAGAAGTAGAAAAACTCAAACTGGACGAAGATGCCCTCTTTCACAGGTACAAAAGAGCAGTTCTGGAAAGAAGTGTGGAGGTACTCTGGATAAAAGACATCGCCTGGAAAGATTCAATCGTTAGAAGACTTTCTGAGTACTTCAAAGAAAGTGTGGTGCCGTTTCCCGCTCTTTCCCAACCGGCACTTTCTTTTCCACGATGGATCTTTCTGATTCCACCGCTTTTTCTGATCGTCTCTTACAATCCACTTTTCTTGATCGTTGTTGTCGTACTTTTTTTCTCAAAAGAATGGTTCGTGTCCCTTCTTTTTTCACTGGGAACGCTGACGGCTTATCTTGTTACAGAAAGAAAGTGGCTGAAGGTGTTGAACATCTTCCTACTTTCCCTTTCATTGTCTCTCAGCCTCAGTGATTTCTACCACCTCAATGGAGTACTGGAGTTTCGCGGTGTGAAACTTTCTCTTGTTCTTCTTCCTGGCTTTCTTTTCCTCAAAGGTCTGTGGGAAAACAGAAAGAACTGGAAAAAATATCTCCCCCTTCTCTTGTTTGCCGTTCCGGTAGGTTTTTACTACATCGTGCGTTCTGGAAACGCAGGATGGGTTCTGGGATTGGAAAGAAAGATCAGAGACTGGATTGAAGGTGTTTTGGTAGTCCGGCCTCGTTTCAAGGAGATCATCTGTTATCCTTTCTTCTGGCTGGAAGGTTTCAGGGAATACGATTTTCTTAGGGAAAGTTTTGGAAGTATTGCCCTTGTATCCATGTTCAATACCTTCTGTCACATCAAAACACCCGTTCTGGTATCGATCTACAGGAGTTTTCTTGGAGTCGTCATAGGTTATGCCGTGTTCTTGTTCCTGAAGAGAATTTTAAACCGCCTCTTAACTTCCAAATAA
- the glnA gene encoding type I glutamate--ammonia ligase has translation MTIEEIKKIIEKENVRFIRLQFTDINGILKNVEITPEIFLDSWEDGIMFDGSSIEGFVRIEESDMYLKPVLDTFAVLPWTVDGAKSARVICDVYTPDGTPFEGDPRYRLKRMMEKAKELGYTPYAGPEMEFFILPINEKGEPIPEFLDHGGYFDLLPLSKAEEIRRDVAIALEKMGVIVEATHHEVAPSQHEVDFKYDTFLKTADNAQTVKLVIKTMAIFHGYYATFMPKPFFGVNGSGMHVHMSLFKGDQNAFYDPNKPLELSNDLRYFVGGILKHAKALAAVTNPTVNSYKRLVPGYEAPVYITWSVGNRSALIRIPKARGKATRLEYRSPDPSCNIYLAFAAILAAGLDGIINKIEPPEPVEENIYHMTPERRKELNIDSLPGTLQEAIEELKKDDVIIDALGEHIFEKFVEAAEKDWKEYSTYVTNWELQRYLYL, from the coding sequence ATGACGATCGAGGAAATCAAGAAGATCATCGAGAAGGAGAACGTCCGCTTCATCAGACTCCAGTTCACCGACATCAATGGAATTCTGAAGAACGTGGAGATAACCCCAGAAATTTTCCTCGACTCCTGGGAAGATGGGATCATGTTCGATGGTTCCTCCATCGAGGGTTTTGTGAGAATCGAAGAGTCAGATATGTACCTCAAGCCCGTCCTCGACACTTTCGCCGTTCTTCCATGGACGGTCGATGGTGCAAAGAGCGCCAGAGTCATCTGTGATGTCTACACCCCGGATGGTACACCTTTCGAAGGCGATCCAAGATACCGACTCAAGAGAATGATGGAAAAGGCAAAAGAACTCGGATACACACCGTACGCAGGTCCTGAGATGGAGTTCTTCATTCTCCCCATCAACGAAAAGGGAGAACCCATTCCTGAATTCCTCGACCACGGGGGTTACTTCGATCTTCTTCCTCTGAGCAAAGCCGAAGAGATAAGAAGAGACGTTGCCATTGCCCTTGAGAAGATGGGAGTGATCGTTGAAGCCACGCACCATGAAGTTGCTCCCTCCCAGCACGAAGTTGATTTCAAGTACGATACCTTCCTGAAAACCGCCGACAACGCCCAGACCGTGAAACTCGTGATCAAAACAATGGCAATCTTCCACGGCTACTACGCAACCTTCATGCCCAAGCCCTTCTTCGGTGTGAACGGATCTGGTATGCACGTTCACATGAGTCTCTTCAAGGGCGACCAGAACGCCTTCTACGATCCGAACAAACCCCTCGAACTCTCCAATGATCTCAGATACTTTGTTGGAGGTATTCTGAAACACGCAAAGGCACTCGCTGCTGTTACCAATCCGACGGTGAACAGTTACAAGAGGCTCGTTCCTGGATACGAAGCACCAGTTTACATCACCTGGTCCGTTGGGAACAGAAGCGCTCTCATCAGGATACCGAAGGCAAGGGGAAAGGCCACAAGACTGGAGTACAGATCTCCCGATCCATCCTGTAACATCTACCTGGCATTCGCCGCCATCCTCGCTGCCGGACTCGACGGTATCATTAACAAGATAGAACCACCAGAACCCGTCGAGGAAAACATCTACCACATGACTCCAGAAAGAAGGAAAGAACTGAACATAGACTCTCTCCCTGGAACGTTGCAGGAAGCCATTGAGGAACTCAAGAAGGACGATGTTATAATAGATGCGTTGGGAGAACACATATTCGAAAAATTCGTGGAGGCTGCCGAGAAGGATTGGAAAGAGTACAGCACCTACGTTACAAACTGGGAGTTGCAGCGCTACTTGTATCTCTGA